The proteins below are encoded in one region of Apodemus sylvaticus chromosome 13, mApoSyl1.1, whole genome shotgun sequence:
- the C13H18orf21 gene encoding UPF0711 protein C18orf21 homolog isoform X1, which yields MRQKYYIEAAARGLVGSCPGQARYLLWAYSSSHEDNSTFQETCPHCFQLLVLDNSRVRLKPKTRLTPKIQKLLNREARNDTLSFKEAKLLRRYKESTSVLLITCRTCNRTVRHHGQSRSFLSALKSNAATAAHKASLQTPQRMAPGSADLRQSAHGSRGKNPSLTIRTPTSGQSTPIGSSRNGSRRKKHFSQLKTLLSQSASDQNPKLDFRHFLSSL from the exons ATGCGGCAGAAGTATTATATTGAAGCGGCTGCTCGGGGCCTGGTGGGAAGCTGCCCGGGCCAGGCCCGCTACCTCCT ATGGGCCTACAGTTCGTCACACG aggATAACAGCACTTTTCAGGAGACATGTCCACACTGCTTCCAACTGTTGGTTCTGGATAACTCTAGAGTACGCCTCAAGCCCAAAACCAGATTGACACCAAAGATACAGAAACTTCTTAATCGAGAAGCAAGAAATGATACACTCAGTTTTAAAGAAGCAAAACTGTTGAGAAGGTATAAAGAGTCCACAAGTGTGCTG CTGATTACCTGTAGAACATGCAACAGAACAGTGAGACACCATGGCCAGAGTAGAAGCTTCCTGTCAGCACTGAAGAGCAACGCTGCCACTGCTGCCCACAAGGCCAGCCTGCAGACGCCACAGAGAATGGCTCCAGGTTCTGCCGACCTTCGTCAGAGTGCGCATGGTTCCAGAGGCAAGAACCCCTCCTTGACCATCAG AACTCCTACATCTGGACAGTCAACACCCATTGGCTCCTCAAGGAATGGgagcagaagaaagaaacacTTCTCTCAACTAAAAACACTGCTTAGTCAGAGTGCATCTGACCAGAACCCAAAGCTGGACTTCAGGCACTTCTTATCTTCTCTGTGA
- the C13H18orf21 gene encoding UPF0711 protein C18orf21 homolog isoform X2: protein MRQKYYIEAAARGLVGSCPGQARYLLWAYSSSHEDNSTFQETCPHCFQLLVLDNSRVRLKPKTRLTPKIQKLLNREARNDTLSFKEAKLLRRYKESTSVLNSYIWTVNTHWLLKEWEQKKETLLSTKNTA from the exons ATGCGGCAGAAGTATTATATTGAAGCGGCTGCTCGGGGCCTGGTGGGAAGCTGCCCGGGCCAGGCCCGCTACCTCCT ATGGGCCTACAGTTCGTCACACG aggATAACAGCACTTTTCAGGAGACATGTCCACACTGCTTCCAACTGTTGGTTCTGGATAACTCTAGAGTACGCCTCAAGCCCAAAACCAGATTGACACCAAAGATACAGAAACTTCTTAATCGAGAAGCAAGAAATGATACACTCAGTTTTAAAGAAGCAAAACTGTTGAGAAGGTATAAAGAGTCCACAAGTGTGCTG AACTCCTACATCTGGACAGTCAACACCCATTGGCTCCTCAAGGAATGGgagcagaagaaagaaacacTTCTCTCAACTAAAAACACTGCTTAG